The proteins below come from a single Harpia harpyja isolate bHarHar1 chromosome 2, bHarHar1 primary haplotype, whole genome shotgun sequence genomic window:
- the LOC128138729 gene encoding tyrosine-protein kinase TXK-like isoform X1, producing the protein MILSTYHTIQSVFCCCCCCCAVQKRAMRTNMNLDPDTGLMTQYSASQLGVSYASTQKCRRKRQLQLKNKPLPPLPAGALEDYTKNPRVIALYDFFARGPSDLPLKKSEEYIILERYDPHWWKARDQHGNEGLIPSNYVTENKKSDLETYEWYCKNINRTQAELLLRQKSKEGSFVVRDSSQQGLLTLSMYSRAKGSHSGDIRHYQIKKNHSGQYYVAENYLFSSVPELIEYHQHNAAGLITRLRHPVGSAGCSSSATAALSYEKWELNPSELTFMKELGRGQFGVVQLGKWKATIKVAIKTINEGAMSEDDFIEEAKVMMKLSHPKLVQLYGVCTHHKPLYVVTEFMENGCLLNYLQQRRGKLGRDMLLGMCQDVCEGMEYLERNSFIHRDLAARNCLVNAEHIVKVSDFGMARYVIDDEYISSSGAKFPIKWSSPEVFHFKKYSSKSDVWSFGVLMWEVFTEGKMPFESKSNSEVVREISQGNRLYRPYLASYTVYKVMYSCWHEKPEGRPTFAELIETLTDITEMG; encoded by the exons ATGATTCTTTCTACCT ATCACACCATCCAGtctgttttctgctgctgctgctgctgctgcgcagTGCAAAAAAG AGCAATGAGAACAAACATGAACCTGGACCCTGATACTGGCCTCATGACCCAGTACTCAGCCTCGCAATTAGGTGTTTCCTATGCATCCACTCAGAAGTGCAGG CGTAAGAGGCAATTGCAGTTAAAGAACAAGCCGTTACCTCCTCTACCTGCCGGGGCCTTGGAAGActacacaaaaaaccccagagttaTTGCACTCTATGACTTTTTTGCTAGAGGACCCTCAGATTTACCACTCAAGAAGTCAGAAGAATACATTATCCTCGAACGGTATGATCCCCACTGGTGGAAGGCAAGAGACCAACATGG GAATGAAGGTCTAATTCCCAGCAACTATGTTACTGAGAACAAGAAAAGTGATTTAGAAACATATGA GTGGTACTGCAAAAACATAAATAGAACCCAGGCAGAACTTCTCTTGCGCCAGAAG TCCAAAGAAGGCTCATTTGTTGTCAGAGATTCAAGCCAACAGGGACTTCTTACGCTGTCCATGTATTCACGGGCTAAAGG AAGTCATAGTGGAGATATTCGACATtatcaaattaagaaaaatcactCAGGACAATATTATGTAGCAGAGAACTATCTCTTTTCATCTGTTCCTGAACTCATTGAGTATCATCAACACAATGCTGCAG GTCTTATCACTCGCCTCCGACATCCAGTTGGATCAGCTGGATGTTCTTCATCAGCAACAGCAGCATTGAGTTACG AGAAGTGGGAATTAAACCCATCTGAACTGACATTCATGAAAGAACTTGGTCGTGGGCAGTTTGGAGTTGTTCAGCTCGGTAAATGGAAAGCAACCATCAAGGTTGCCATCAAAACCATCAATGAAGGTGCGATGTCTGAAGATGATTTCATCGAGGAGGCCAAAGTGATGAT GAAACTCTCCCACCCGAAGCTGGTCCAGCTTTACGGAGTGTGCACACATCACAAACCTCTCTACGTTGTGACTGAATTCATGGAAAACGGCTGCCTGCTCAATTACCTTCAGCAAAGGCGAGGGAAACTCGGCAGAGACATGCTGCTAGGCATGTGCCAGGATGTGTGTGAAGGGATGGAATACCTGGAAAGAAATAGCTTTATTCACCGTGATTTA GCTGCAAGAAACTGTTTAGTCAACGCGGAGCACATCGTTAAAGTATCCGACTTCGGCATGGCAAG GTATGTCATCGATGACGAATATATCAGCTCTTCAGGTGCCAAGTTTCCAATCAAATGGTCATCTCCTGAAGTCTTCCATTTCAAAAAATATAGCAGCAAATCAGATGTCTGGTCATTTG GTGTACTGATGTGGGAAGTTTTCACAGAAGGCAAAATGCCTTTTGAAAGTAAGTCAAATTCTGAAGTTGTCCGTGAGATTTCTCAGGGTAACCGACTTTATCGACCATATTTGGCATCATATACTGTGTACAAAGTCATGTACAGCTGCTGGCATgag aaacctGAAGGACGTCCTACTTTTGCAGAGTTAATAGAGACCCTAACAGATATAACAGAGATGGGATAA
- the LOC128138729 gene encoding tyrosine-protein kinase TXK-like isoform X2, with the protein MILSTYHTIQSVFCCCCCCCAVQKRAMRTNMNLDPDTGLMTQYSASQLGVSYASTQKCRRKRQLQLKNKPLPPLPAGALEDYTKNPRVIALYDFFARGPSDLPLKKSEEYIILERYDPHWWKARDQHGNEGLIPSNYVTENKKSDLETYEWYCKNINRTQAELLLRQKSKEGSFVVRDSSQQGLLTLSMYSRAKGSHSGDIRHYQIKKNHSGQYYVAENYLFSSVPELIEYHQHNAAGLITRLRHPVGSAGCSSSATAALSYEKWELNPSELTFMKELGRGQFGVVQLGKWKATIKVAIKTINEGAMSEDDFIEEAKVMMKLSHPKLVQLYGVCTHHKPLYVVTEFMENGCLLNYLQQRRGKLGRDMLLGMCQDVCEGMEYLERNSFIHRDLAARNCLVNAEHIVKVSDFGMARYVIDDEYISSSGAKFPIKWSSPEVFHFKKYSSKSDVWSFGVLMWEVFTEGKMPFEKT; encoded by the exons ATGATTCTTTCTACCT ATCACACCATCCAGtctgttttctgctgctgctgctgctgctgcgcagTGCAAAAAAG AGCAATGAGAACAAACATGAACCTGGACCCTGATACTGGCCTCATGACCCAGTACTCAGCCTCGCAATTAGGTGTTTCCTATGCATCCACTCAGAAGTGCAGG CGTAAGAGGCAATTGCAGTTAAAGAACAAGCCGTTACCTCCTCTACCTGCCGGGGCCTTGGAAGActacacaaaaaaccccagagttaTTGCACTCTATGACTTTTTTGCTAGAGGACCCTCAGATTTACCACTCAAGAAGTCAGAAGAATACATTATCCTCGAACGGTATGATCCCCACTGGTGGAAGGCAAGAGACCAACATGG GAATGAAGGTCTAATTCCCAGCAACTATGTTACTGAGAACAAGAAAAGTGATTTAGAAACATATGA GTGGTACTGCAAAAACATAAATAGAACCCAGGCAGAACTTCTCTTGCGCCAGAAG TCCAAAGAAGGCTCATTTGTTGTCAGAGATTCAAGCCAACAGGGACTTCTTACGCTGTCCATGTATTCACGGGCTAAAGG AAGTCATAGTGGAGATATTCGACATtatcaaattaagaaaaatcactCAGGACAATATTATGTAGCAGAGAACTATCTCTTTTCATCTGTTCCTGAACTCATTGAGTATCATCAACACAATGCTGCAG GTCTTATCACTCGCCTCCGACATCCAGTTGGATCAGCTGGATGTTCTTCATCAGCAACAGCAGCATTGAGTTACG AGAAGTGGGAATTAAACCCATCTGAACTGACATTCATGAAAGAACTTGGTCGTGGGCAGTTTGGAGTTGTTCAGCTCGGTAAATGGAAAGCAACCATCAAGGTTGCCATCAAAACCATCAATGAAGGTGCGATGTCTGAAGATGATTTCATCGAGGAGGCCAAAGTGATGAT GAAACTCTCCCACCCGAAGCTGGTCCAGCTTTACGGAGTGTGCACACATCACAAACCTCTCTACGTTGTGACTGAATTCATGGAAAACGGCTGCCTGCTCAATTACCTTCAGCAAAGGCGAGGGAAACTCGGCAGAGACATGCTGCTAGGCATGTGCCAGGATGTGTGTGAAGGGATGGAATACCTGGAAAGAAATAGCTTTATTCACCGTGATTTA GCTGCAAGAAACTGTTTAGTCAACGCGGAGCACATCGTTAAAGTATCCGACTTCGGCATGGCAAG GTATGTCATCGATGACGAATATATCAGCTCTTCAGGTGCCAAGTTTCCAATCAAATGGTCATCTCCTGAAGTCTTCCATTTCAAAAAATATAGCAGCAAATCAGATGTCTGGTCATTTG GTGTACTGATGTGGGAAGTTTTCACAGAAGGCAAAATGCCTTTTGAAA aaacctGA